The following is a genomic window from Penaeus vannamei isolate JL-2024 chromosome 27, ASM4276789v1, whole genome shotgun sequence.
tatatatatatatatatatatatatatatacatacatatatatatgcaagcatgtacgtatatatctctttatcatcTGGGGGTACAGTACTTCGAAAAGGTAAGGGCGTGAGTCTGAATTCACGCGTGTTGAGCAACACATTCGGGACGATTGGGTATATATAGGAAGAACATTCAAGCAAGAGCACAATCGTTCCACAGGCACTCAAGCATCATGCACCTGGTGAGTCTTAATCCAGTGTTTCCAAGTGTTACAAGGAAAGTTCAGTCACTCTTGCTAAGCAGTAATAATGGCGCCCATGTCTGTCTAATCTATAGTGCCGGATTTAAATACGATGCCATCTAACCCGGAGCCATGAATCTCCTAGCTGGAAAAAACGTAGTGACGATTTGTCTTCAGGAAAATGGCTGGAATCCTTTTTCACTTTCCTGCAAAGATCCTTTTTAGCTTCCTATCTGccatttctcatcatcatcatatcgttACCAGATCCTTTCGTAACTGTCTGTTTATTACTGCCCGTTGCCATTACCAAATCCACCTTGTTCGTCTGTCATTACCATTTACATTCTTCTTTTCACAAAAAGATCAGCATTTTCTGTCTTTTCATAATTTACATTCTTTGTGACCTTGTCATTCATAGCATCACCATTGCTAGCATAACAGAACCTCATCATCTGTTTGAGTTTataatcgttattgctattatcatgattagatCCACATAGACTgtctatcactaccatcatcattactatctttaccaGATCCTCCTCGTCTGTCTGGCCGGCCTGGTGGCCGCCTCCCCGATGCCTCAGAACCGCCACCCTGAGTACGACGCCCAGATCCTGGTGGACGAGCGCGAGGACCGCGGCGACGGCAACTTCAGGTACCGCTTCGAAACCAGCAACGGCATTAACACCGAGAAGGTTGGCACTCCAGGCTCCGAGGGCCAGAGCAACATGCAGGGAGCCTTCAGCTTCCCCCTCCCCGAGGGAGGAGTCGCTCAGTTCACTTACGTCGCTGACGAGTTCGGTTACCAGCCTTCCTCCGACCTCctgccccagccccctcccctccccgcccacgtcTACAGACTTCTCGAGATCGCCGAGCAGCAAAGGGCTCAGGGAATCACCTTCGAGAAGAAATAATTAACGCCATTTAACAGACATTCATCGTTACCACTAAAATAGAATATACAGTAATGCATTACATTAATAGAAAATGTACatagtgtatgtgtggatatcgTGGACTGTATAGGCAGCATTTCTAATAAATGAGTTGCATGATCATATCTTTTTATTCCACTTGGTTCTTTTATATCTTCATcagtcattatttatatatatatatatatatatatatatatatatatatatatatatatatatatatatatatatgtatatatatatatatatatataaaagtatatatatatatgtatatatatatatatatatatatatatatacatatatatatatatatatatatatatatatatacatctatatatatatatatatatatatatatatatatatatatatatatatatatatatatatatatatatataaatatatatatatatataaatatatatatatatatatatatttatacatatatatgtgtatgtataaatacatatatatatacatatatatatatgaatatatatatatatatatatatatatatatatatatatatatatacatatatatatatatatatatatatatatatatatatatatatatatatatacacatacacatacacacacacatacacacacacatacacatacacacacacacacgcacacacgcatacactcacacacacacacacacacacacacacacacacacacacacacacacacacaaacacaccaatatatatcaatatatataaatagatatatatatatatataaatatatatatatgtatgcgtgtgtgtgtgtttgtgtgtgtgtgtgtgtgtgtgtgtgtgtgtgcgtgtgtgtagatatgcatatatgcatatgcgcgcgcacgcacgcatatatatatatacatatatatatatatatatatatatatatatatatatatatatattcaaatatatatatatatatatatatatatatatatatatatatatatatatatatatatatatatatatatgaaagatggaataatgcaataccgcattttgagtgggtcgttgtacgagtggtagagcggccgtcttgcattcacgtgcattggcgacgagggatcgaatcccgatcggagaggttataatgttcatatatatatatatatatatatatatatatatatatatatatatatatatatatatatatatatatatatatatatatatatatatatatatatatatatatatatatatatatatatatatatccgaatgTAATATACGTACATTTACCTAATAcgccatatatactatatatatatatatatatatatatatatatatatatatatatatatatacatatatatatatatatatatatatatatatatatacatatatatatatatatatatatatatatatatatatatatattctagtgtAATATACGTACATTTACCTAATACGCCATTTTCTCAGGAAGTTTGGGTCACGATTCAtgtccaagccccccccccccaaaaaaaaaaaaaaacaccccacccTGTTCTAAATGTATTCAGTTTTCCTGAATTCTGAGAAGTAAATATTCGAAACGTAGATcatataagaaaacctttatttcgCTAACACTACGTCTCCATTCACTTTTATTTCATTAAGTTAACGGTCCTTTTCTGTCCCTAGATTTCATTaggaagagaatatatatatatatacgtttgcgtttttttttcctttttcctgcttCCGGAATACTGATTAATCATTCAAAGTCATGTCACCTGAGCACATTCAGGTTGGCATGAGGGACGGCATGGTGTGAAATGTCTCTTTCTTAAAACGTGTTAGAAGTGTATATTAAAGTCTAATTGGAAAATTCTTGTTACCTCTACCAATTCTGTATCCTTAGCAGATTGTTGTTTCATATATCTCTAAATGAAAAAAGGCTTattaattacacacaaacacacacacacatatatgtccataaatataatatatatatatatatatatatatatatatatatatatatatatatatatatatatatatatatatatatatatatttaatatatatatatatatttatatatatatatatatatatatatatatatatatatatatatatatatatatatata
Proteins encoded in this region:
- the LOC113811011 gene encoding cuticle protein AMP1B, whose product is MHLILLVCLAGLVAASPMPQNRHPEYDAQILVDEREDRGDGNFRYRFETSNGINTEKVGTPGSEGQSNMQGAFSFPLPEGGVAQFTYVADEFGYQPSSDLLPQPPPLPAHVYRLLEIAEQQRAQGITFEKK